The Zingiber officinale cultivar Zhangliang chromosome 2A, Zo_v1.1, whole genome shotgun sequence genomic sequence CTAATAGCACTAGTAGCATTGTCACAGGTATAGATTTGGACAACTCTTTGGAGATTCTCTTAAAGCCTTAGTTTTCGGATTGGTTAAAATTCAATTTCTTGCAGTATGTGCCACATTTCCTACATGTGAAGAAGGATATATTCGACCGGTTTGCAGTCATATTCACTGTTGCAATAGTATGGTTCTATGCTTACATCCTCACCATAGGAGGTGCATACAGGCATGCCGCACCAAGAACTCAGCTACATTGTCGTACCGATCGCTCTGGACTTGTCGGCGGATCTCCATGGTAGTGTTGAGTTGCCTATCTTTTTTGTTGTGTTTTGCACCATAAGGTTACTCCAATTCGACATCCTAGGAAATGAGTTTCGAGTTAGATTTTTTGCTAAGTGAGCATAAGAATGTGAATATATGCCTCTCTGAACTGCAGCATAGCTGTAATCTTGGGACCGCCACTGCAGCTCTCATATCAAGTTCATTTTGTGAATGTTTTAAAACAATTGCTTCTAACTGTCACCATGCGTTGGTAGAAGAAATATTTATGTTCATGAGACCTTTTTATCTATAACTAGATTGGCCTTCTACTCATACAGGATAAGAATACCATATCCTTTCCAATGGGGGAGACCAAGTTTCAATGCAGGTGAATCTTTTGCGATGATGGCAGCTGCATTCGTTGCTCTTGTAGAGGTCTTCTATCACACTTCTCTCTTTCTTTCCTTCGAGTTACCTTACTAAACTCTCACTTAGTAAACTTTGTCAAATCCAGTAGCTAAATATGTTTGAACATTTTACTCCACAATGTAGTCAACTGGTACTTTCATTGCGGTTTCGAGGTATGCAAGTGCCACACAGATTCCCGCTTCAGTTCTAAGTCGAGGTGTCGGTTGGCAGGGAGTTGGAATATTGTTGGATGGAATATTTGGGACGGCAAATGGTTCCACTGTGTCCCCGTAAGGCGATAGATTCACACGATCTTAATGAAGATTATGCTTAAATTTTAGACTGATGAACTGATTACCTAACACTATTTCTTGATGCAGCGAAAATGCTGGTCTGTTAGCATTAACTCGTGTTGGCAGTCGAAGAGTTGTTCAAATATCTGCAGGCTTCATGATTTTCTTCTCTATTCTCGGTGAGTCACTTGACTTTGCTTTGATATGCGATTTCTCGCTGATAACTTTTAAGTCCTGTCAGCAAAATTTGGTTTTTGCAGGAAAATTTGGAGCTGTTTTCGCATCCATTCCACTGCCAATTGTTGCGGCTTTGTATTGCCTTTTCTTTGCATATGTCGGTATGTCTCATCACTCTAATttgcaattttttttcttttttttttccttacacCAAATTTGTTTATATGATCTAACAGGAGCTGCAGGTCTTGGCTACCTTCAGTTCTGCAGCCTCAACAATTTTAGGGTGCTATTCATCCTAGGGCTCTCAGTGTTTCTTGGCTTCTCGGTCCCTCAATACTTCAAGGAGTATACGTTAGTCGCCGGCCATGGCCCTGCACACACTAATGCCAGATGGGTAATGCTTTCTGTTTTGATCAAGATCCAACTGAGCTTGTTTCCTGTATTCAATTGTTAATAAACCAGACTCTCTCCAGTTCAACGATATTGTCCATGTGATATTCTCCTCGGAGGCGTTTGTTGCGGGCTTGGTTGCATATTTCCTCGACTACACTCTGAACAAGAACGATAAAGACATGAGGAAAGAAAGGGGTTACCATTTTTGGGACAAGTTTAGGACCATGGACAAAGACCCAAGAAGTGAAGAGTTTTATAAATTGCCATTTAATCTTGATAGATTCTTCCCATCAAACTGAATGCAGAGTTTCGCGAACAGCTTAAACAATCGATCGGATCCAGGTGTGCGCTTTTCTTACATTGTTTGTAGATGTCTATTTTGTGTATTCCGATAGGTAAAGCTACATGTTGTCTTCCTATTTCACTTCTGTATCGTAAAGGATAAATGTTTGGGATTATTACTTCTACCTTGGCCCCTATCATTTTTAACATAGACATCGATAACATGTAATTGTTTCCGTGATACTGAAAGATCTATCGAAAACAATTCCTCTCATGCTGAAACTGAATACCTATGTGAATTTACACTGACAACTGTGATGTACATTCTCATTGAGCACTCAAACATTGTAAACCATTCCGACTTCTAAAGTAGATGCATGAGGAATGTTCACCGCATAGGCAGGTCCCCTGCAATTCCTCCTTAAGAAATCATACCCGATATCGATCGCAAATCTCTTGATCAAACCGGATCCGCTCTTTGCCTTCAACTCGGTGTGCCCCAAAATGAATGCCATCCCGGCTTCCCTTGCTTCCATCAGCTCCTGAAGTTCCTCCCTCTCGCTGGTATTGATATGCGCAGGGCTCTCAGGCAACACAAatctcaccttcttccttctcacaACTGGTGATTGTATCTCCCTCGAGCTCGAGGGACCAGCTGCATCATCTGGGTTCATCTCTTCTTCTTCACATAATCGTAGTCCAGCTCCGACCACTATCATTTTATCATTGTTCTTTTCTGGTCGTTCGGGTGTTCCACTCGCATGGGAAATGTTGAACTGGATGAACTCAGCGATGCTGCAGATTAAGTCCTTCTCGAACTCGATATCATCCCTGTGCACATCACGGTAGCCATACCGCAAGATGCACCTGTATACCCTGTATTCTTTCGGGCCAATTCTTCCCACAAGGAATCGCTCTTCCGGTCGGACATAAGGCACTGGGACAGACTTGATGCATAGGAACACAAGGACCTGCAGAAATGAAGTATGTCATCGAGCATTTTTCAGTTTGTCCCAAACATAACATCCAGTATCACTTGCTCTCTAAGCACTTTGCATATCGAATGAAGGATGATAATACCAACTTCATCGATAAGCAAAATACCTTACGAGCATGGGAAAGTTATAACACACCATAAAGTTTAGCACCGAA encodes the following:
- the LOC122042689 gene encoding nucleobase-ascorbate transporter 6-like, which translates into the protein MAKGEGGGGGGGGGGGGGGGGGAPKTDDTAPHPVKEQLPNVSYCITSPPPWPEAVLLGFQHYLVMLGTTVIIPTILVPQMGGGNDEKARVIQTLLFVAGLNTLIQTTVGTRLPAVIGGSYTFVVPTVSIILDDRFSHIVDPHERFRRTMRATQGALIVASIIQMIVGFSGFWRVAAKHLSPLSAAPLVALAGFGLYEHGFPGVAKCIEIGLPQLIALVALSQYVPHFLHVKKDIFDRFAVIFTVAIVWFYAYILTIGGAYRHAAPRTQLHCRTDRSGLVGGSPWIRIPYPFQWGRPSFNAGESFAMMAAAFVALVESTGTFIAVSRYASATQIPASVLSRGVGWQGVGILLDGIFGTANGSTVSPENAGLLALTRVGSRRVVQISAGFMIFFSILGKFGAVFASIPLPIVAALYCLFFAYVGAAGLGYLQFCSLNNFRVLFILGLSVFLGFSVPQYFKEYTLVAGHGPAHTNARWFNDIVHVIFSSEAFVAGLVAYFLDYTLNKNDKDMRKERGYHFWDKFRTMDKDPRSEEFYKLPFNLDRFFPSN